One stretch of Methermicoccus shengliensis DSM 18856 DNA includes these proteins:
- the cfbD gene encoding Ni-sirohydrochlorin a,c-diamide reductive cyclase catalytic subunit, whose amino-acid sequence MAAEILHPRPSSIVAALYTLRDLDVDVVVLHGPPGCSFKHARLLEEDGIKVLTTSLDDTAFIFGGAERLKEVLRHAKERFNPSAIGVVGTCASMIIGEDMSAAVREAELDVPVVVVNVHAGYPDNTTGVIMTLEAARDAGLLSDEELERQRTLMLRASEIEREHGAASRDYLPPSRGDLKHEAARRLLSLMRDRKRGVVVLNAKKETAYSFADIVLALNEVASKTSARVVNIANLRSDVGLSRIRRYALDITRELQECGVHIHHLTGGLDEYAVAGEVASRVISERYCDYDYAVVCGVPHALDVGMLDMELFAITNGPRQVEPLREMGYHHVMVEIDLHPRTLGVNHIVPSELGECLRALAP is encoded by the coding sequence ATGGCTGCCGAAATCCTGCATCCAAGACCAAGCTCCATTGTGGCTGCGCTGTACACACTGCGAGACCTCGACGTGGACGTGGTGGTGCTGCATGGTCCCCCCGGATGCTCGTTCAAGCATGCAAGGCTTCTCGAGGAGGATGGCATAAAGGTGCTCACCACTTCGCTGGACGATACCGCCTTCATCTTTGGTGGGGCAGAGCGGCTGAAGGAGGTATTAAGACATGCCAAGGAGCGCTTCAACCCCAGTGCGATTGGTGTGGTGGGCACGTGCGCCAGCATGATTATAGGCGAGGACATGAGCGCTGCCGTGAGGGAGGCTGAGCTGGACGTGCCCGTGGTGGTGGTAAACGTGCATGCGGGCTATCCGGACAACACCACGGGCGTAATCATGACGCTCGAGGCGGCAAGGGATGCAGGGCTGCTCTCGGACGAGGAGCTGGAGCGTCAGCGCACGCTCATGCTCAGGGCATCTGAGATAGAGCGTGAGCACGGGGCTGCGAGCAGAGACTACCTGCCACCATCGAGGGGAGACCTCAAGCACGAGGCTGCAAGGAGGTTGCTCTCCCTCATGCGCGATAGAAAGAGGGGGGTGGTGGTGCTCAATGCGAAGAAGGAGACTGCATACAGCTTTGCGGACATCGTGCTGGCACTGAACGAGGTCGCCTCAAAGACGAGCGCTCGGGTGGTGAACATCGCCAACCTGAGGAGCGATGTGGGGCTCTCCCGTATCCGAAGGTATGCGCTGGACATAACGAGGGAGCTGCAGGAGTGTGGGGTCCACATACACCACCTCACTGGCGGGCTGGACGAGTATGCCGTGGCAGGGGAGGTGGCATCGCGCGTCATCTCCGAGCGCTACTGCGATTATGACTATGCGGTGGTGTGCGGTGTGCCCCATGCGCTCGATGTTGGGATGCTCGATATGGAGCTGTTCGCCATCACCAATGGCCCAAGGCAGGTGGAGCCACTGCGCGAGATGGGCTACCACCACGTGATGGTGGAGATAGACCTTCACCCAAGAACGCTGGGCGTGAACCACATCGTCCCCTCGGAGCTGGGAGAGTGTCTCAGGGCGCTTGCTCCCTGA
- a CDS encoding 30S ribosomal protein S17e yields the protein MGNIRPAYIKTIGEALIRRYGSEFSSSFEHNKRKVEELTTIKSKHIRNRVAGYITRKLGRASGERAQAV from the coding sequence ATGGGCAACATAAGGCCAGCATATATCAAGACGATAGGCGAGGCGCTCATAAGGAGGTATGGCTCGGAGTTCAGCTCGAGCTTCGAGCACAACAAGCGAAAGGTAGAGGAGCTTACCACCATAAAGAGCAAGCATATTCGCAATCGGGTGGCAGGCTACATCACCAGAAAGCTGGGCAGGGCAAGTGGTGAGCGGGCACAGGCAGTGTGA
- a CDS encoding flippase-like domain-containing protein has translation MPHCDEQGVNGCSPGPPEPRERAETLDVSIIIPAYNAHDTLPLAVSTAIEHLSRMGCTYEVIIAEDGSTDGTDEVARELSCTHENVVHLHSEERLGRGRALARAIELSHGDVVMYMDADLATHPSHIRELVESVLQGCDVATGSRLVQESSAQRSTGRLLASVVFNTMVRVLLGSRVHDHQCGFKAFRRERILPLLRQVRDAHWFWDTEVLVRAQHRGMRVCEIPVRWREGTDTRVSFARDIPYMAASILRLFWQMRLSGRLGLKGRLILSVCLMALIFFAMLSSVDATAVASAIGSASLGVLVLASLVYASSYLVRGMRYSHILSCVGVRLGTLFLSEVVYISQLANLVLPMRLGDLTRMYVLKRIRGVSLPDGFSSVAIERIYDVMALGVLGVLGLLSVSTAHRWMLYLTLTALGLCIVAVIVLHALSHSQLAERLAGTLLFRHRGAALKVLGDVARTSTHPATLARLLLLSLGIWAFDVATCALVLLSLGVGAGMGLVALAVAMANIVKVVPLTPGGIGQYEAALAAVLALGGFPLVVCISGAILDHLIKNVITLLVGGTVFTRYNLRWKELAALGDAA, from the coding sequence ATGCCGCACTGTGATGAGCAGGGCGTGAATGGGTGCTCTCCTGGACCCCCTGAGCCCAGGGAGCGAGCAGAGACCCTGGACGTGAGCATCATAATCCCAGCATACAACGCACACGACACGCTCCCCCTCGCCGTGAGCACGGCCATCGAGCATCTCTCGCGCATGGGGTGCACGTACGAGGTCATCATTGCAGAGGATGGCAGCACCGATGGCACGGACGAGGTGGCAAGAGAGCTTTCCTGCACACACGAGAACGTGGTGCACCTGCACTCTGAGGAGCGGCTGGGGAGGGGCAGGGCGCTTGCGAGGGCAATCGAGCTGTCCCACGGGGATGTGGTGATGTACATGGATGCCGACCTCGCCACCCATCCCTCCCACATCAGAGAGCTCGTGGAGAGTGTGCTGCAGGGATGTGATGTGGCAACGGGCTCTCGGCTGGTGCAGGAGAGCAGTGCCCAGCGGAGCACTGGAAGGCTGCTTGCCAGCGTTGTCTTCAACACGATGGTGAGGGTGCTGCTGGGCTCGAGGGTGCACGACCACCAGTGCGGGTTCAAGGCATTCAGGCGGGAGCGCATACTGCCCCTGCTCAGGCAGGTGAGGGACGCACACTGGTTCTGGGACACCGAGGTGCTGGTGAGGGCGCAGCACAGGGGCATGAGGGTGTGCGAGATACCCGTGCGCTGGAGGGAGGGCACCGACACGAGGGTCAGCTTCGCACGGGACATCCCCTATATGGCGGCATCCATACTGAGGCTGTTCTGGCAGATGAGACTCTCTGGACGGCTGGGGCTCAAAGGCAGGCTAATCCTCTCGGTGTGTCTCATGGCACTCATATTCTTCGCAATGCTCTCGAGCGTGGATGCCACAGCCGTGGCGTCCGCCATTGGCTCTGCCTCGCTTGGTGTGCTGGTGCTCGCCTCCCTCGTTTATGCCAGCTCATATCTCGTGCGGGGCATGAGGTACTCCCACATCCTCTCCTGCGTGGGCGTGCGGCTTGGCACGCTGTTCCTGAGTGAGGTTGTGTACATCAGCCAGCTCGCCAACCTCGTGTTGCCCATGAGGCTCGGGGACCTCACGAGGATGTACGTGCTAAAGAGGATAAGGGGCGTGAGCCTGCCCGATGGCTTCTCCTCGGTTGCCATAGAGAGGATATACGATGTGATGGCGCTGGGGGTGCTGGGCGTGCTGGGGCTGCTCTCGGTGAGCACGGCACATCGGTGGATGCTGTACCTCACCCTCACAGCCCTCGGGCTGTGCATCGTGGCAGTGATCGTGCTCCATGCGCTCTCTCACTCGCAGCTTGCCGAGAGGCTCGCTGGGACACTGCTCTTTCGCCACAGGGGGGCGGCACTCAAGGTGCTGGGCGACGTTGCCCGCACCTCCACCCATCCCGCCACCCTCGCAAGGCTCCTCCTGCTCTCGCTGGGGATATGGGCGTTTGATGTCGCCACGTGTGCGCTCGTGCTGCTCTCCCTTGGCGTGGGTGCTGGCATGGGGCTCGTGGCGCTGGCAGTGGCAATGGCAAACATCGTGAAGGTGGTGCCCCTGACGCCTGGCGGCATAGGGCAGTACGAGGCAGCGCTCGCCGCCGTGCTGGCGCTCGGAGGGTTCCCGCTGGTGGTGTGCATCTCGGGTGCCATCCTCGACCACCTGATAAAGAACGTCATCACACTGCTCGTGGGTGGGACGGTGTTCACACGCTACAACCTCAGATGGAAGGAGCTTGCGGCTCTGGGGGATGCGGCATGA
- the dapB gene encoding 4-hydroxy-tetrahydrodipicolinate reductase has protein sequence MIRVAVAGARGRMGRLVIDGVLKAEDMELVLALDVVGVGESVCEGVKVSDGADISNLLPRMKPDVLIDFTRADAAIKNVAAAALSGVAVVVGTTGFTEEQKEQLTELVEGRVPCILSPNFSIGVNAFFRLVEVAARLLSAYDVEIVEAHHRGKRDAPSGTAKRLAEIVSEVLGGRKLVYGREGISPRGDEIGVHAIRGGDIVGDHTVLFAGDGDRIELRHQAHSRSTFAAGAVAAARWIVSQPPGMHTMDEFLSSLAG, from the coding sequence TTGATACGGGTGGCGGTGGCAGGTGCGCGCGGGCGCATGGGCAGGCTCGTGATAGATGGCGTGCTGAAGGCAGAGGACATGGAGCTCGTGCTCGCCCTCGATGTGGTGGGGGTGGGCGAGAGCGTGTGTGAGGGTGTGAAGGTGTCCGATGGCGCGGACATATCCAATCTGCTCCCAAGGATGAAGCCAGATGTGCTCATAGACTTTACGAGGGCAGATGCGGCAATAAAGAACGTGGCTGCTGCGGCGCTGAGTGGTGTGGCAGTGGTGGTGGGCACCACTGGGTTCACCGAGGAGCAGAAGGAGCAGCTAACAGAGCTCGTGGAGGGCAGGGTGCCGTGCATACTCTCGCCTAACTTCTCCATCGGGGTCAATGCGTTCTTCAGGCTCGTGGAGGTTGCGGCAAGGCTGCTCTCCGCATACGACGTGGAAATCGTGGAGGCGCACCACAGGGGCAAGCGGGACGCACCGAGTGGAACCGCCAAGAGGCTCGCCGAGATTGTGTCCGAAGTGCTGGGAGGGCGGAAGCTGGTATATGGCAGAGAGGGCATATCCCCGAGGGGAGACGAGATCGGTGTGCACGCCATCAGGGGCGGGGACATCGTGGGCGACCACACGGTGCTGTTCGCTGGAGATGGAGACCGCATAGAGCTTCGACATCAGGCACACTCGAGGAGCACCTTTGCTGCAGGTGCGGTGGCGGCTGCTCGGTGGATAGTGAGCCAGCCCCCGGGAATGCACACTATGGATGAGTTTCTGTCCTCGCTTGCGGGTTGA
- a CDS encoding ABC transporter permease codes for MKALYTFWEATALGGAHRSRVLRTASLVLFLALWELLGVFVRELPTPLETGTTFVQLITVGEPILGRTLQEHTLASILVVLKGSLIGFALAIPLGVLMGWSRIAGDVLEQITELFRPIPPLAWIPLAFVLFRGLKDAGWFQVLMELLGTQMSVTSMVQIFVVFVGAFFPLLLNTIQGVKSVDRIYIEVARVAGATQMQIIRKVVLPAALPSIITGARVGLGVGWMCVVAAEMIGGSSSGVGLFIWNMYSIGGSSAAIVCGMIAIGMVGYAMNEGILALERRLIKWS; via the coding sequence ATGAAAGCCCTCTACACCTTCTGGGAGGCAACCGCCTTGGGCGGAGCCCACCGAAGCAGGGTGCTGCGCACCGCCTCGCTCGTGCTGTTTCTCGCACTGTGGGAGCTTCTCGGCGTGTTCGTGAGGGAGCTTCCCACCCCTCTGGAGACGGGGACGACGTTCGTGCAGCTCATAACGGTGGGGGAGCCCATCCTCGGCAGAACCCTTCAGGAGCACACGCTTGCCTCTATACTGGTGGTGCTCAAGGGCTCGCTCATCGGATTTGCGCTCGCCATCCCCCTGGGCGTGCTCATGGGCTGGTCGCGCATCGCCGGGGATGTGCTCGAGCAGATTACCGAGCTGTTTCGGCCCATCCCGCCACTGGCGTGGATTCCGCTCGCGTTCGTGCTGTTCAGGGGGCTCAAGGATGCTGGATGGTTTCAGGTGCTCATGGAGCTGCTCGGCACCCAGATGAGTGTGACCTCGATGGTGCAGATATTCGTGGTGTTCGTGGGGGCGTTCTTTCCGCTCCTGCTCAACACCATACAGGGCGTGAAGTCTGTTGATAGAATATACATCGAGGTGGCAAGGGTAGCGGGAGCCACACAGATGCAGATTATACGCAAGGTGGTGCTGCCCGCCGCCCTTCCCAGCATCATCACGGGTGCGAGGGTAGGGCTGGGCGTGGGCTGGATGTGTGTGGTGGCTGCCGAGATGATAGGAGGTTCCTCGAGCGGCGTGGGGCTGTTCATATGGAACATGTACTCCATAGGGGGCAGCTCGGCAGCCATCGTGTGCGGCATGATAGCCATCGGAATGGTGGGCTATGCGATGAACGAGGGTATACTCGCACTCGAGAGGAGGCTCATCAAGTGGAGCTGA
- a CDS encoding NAD(P)/FAD-dependent oxidoreductase codes for MRVAVVGAGLSGLSAAIELSKSCETVVFERKSYVGGTVATYPTLADPVERYYHHCFLGDDALLALLDELNLRSALRWRLAGVGYMHAGRVYPMNTPLEILRFPTLSLRDILRIAAFVLTARRATPEPLDDVACIPYLVERVGERAYHAFFAPLLERKFGKRADEVSAAWLLTRIALRSHRTLRGERLGYLDGGFGRLLDEMVRCIRSRGGVIRTSSPVEHISPVDGGVELSVGDRRERFDAVVCTSPSLLRTLGIGTSISYQGSVCVLVALKRRLLNGIYWLNMDEDAPFGAMIEHTNLIPKERYGHHLVYLTSYHEHDEPEMTLQEHEIAERYVEALRSLFPLGREDVLWSRVQRDAFTSPVYDVGYLRKVVPYSTPVEGVYAAGVFSPHNYPERSMNGSIAAGKMAAHTLLREQAP; via the coding sequence ATGAGGGTGGCGGTGGTTGGAGCAGGGCTCTCGGGCTTGAGCGCTGCCATAGAGCTATCGAAGAGCTGCGAGACCGTGGTGTTCGAGCGAAAGTCCTACGTGGGCGGCACAGTCGCCACATACCCCACGCTCGCCGACCCCGTGGAGCGGTACTACCATCACTGCTTTCTTGGCGATGATGCGCTGCTTGCACTGCTGGACGAACTCAACTTGCGCAGTGCGCTGCGCTGGAGGCTGGCAGGCGTGGGATACATGCACGCTGGAAGGGTGTACCCCATGAACACGCCCCTCGAGATACTCAGGTTTCCCACCCTTTCCCTGCGGGACATTCTCAGGATTGCGGCATTCGTGCTCACAGCAAGGCGCGCAACGCCAGAGCCTCTGGACGATGTGGCGTGCATCCCCTATCTCGTGGAGCGCGTGGGAGAGCGGGCATATCACGCCTTCTTTGCTCCCCTGCTGGAGAGGAAGTTCGGGAAAAGGGCGGATGAGGTGTCGGCTGCATGGCTGCTCACGAGGATAGCGCTGCGCTCCCATCGCACGCTGCGGGGCGAGCGGCTGGGATACCTCGATGGGGGCTTTGGACGGCTGCTCGATGAGATGGTGAGGTGCATACGCTCCCGTGGAGGAGTGATACGCACGTCGTCTCCCGTGGAGCACATATCCCCCGTGGATGGAGGTGTGGAGCTGTCGGTCGGAGACAGAAGGGAGCGCTTCGATGCCGTGGTGTGCACCTCTCCATCGCTGCTGCGCACCCTTGGCATTGGCACCTCAATATCGTATCAGGGGAGCGTGTGCGTGCTGGTGGCACTCAAGAGGCGGCTGCTCAATGGCATATACTGGCTCAACATGGACGAGGACGCACCCTTTGGGGCGATGATAGAGCACACCAACCTCATCCCAAAGGAGCGCTACGGGCATCATCTGGTGTATCTGACCTCGTACCATGAGCACGATGAGCCAGAGATGACCCTTCAAGAGCACGAGATAGCAGAGCGCTATGTGGAGGCGCTGAGGAGCCTGTTTCCCCTCGGCCGGGAGGACGTGCTCTGGAGCAGGGTGCAGAGGGATGCGTTCACCTCTCCTGTGTATGATGTGGGCTACCTTCGAAAGGTGGTGCCCTACTCCACCCCAGTGGAGGGGGTGTATGCTGCAGGGGTGTTCTCTCCGCACAACTATCCAGAGCGGTCGATGAACGGCTCGATAGCCGCAGGAAAAATGGCCGCCCACACGCTGCTCAGGGAGCAAGCGCCCTGA
- the dapA gene encoding 4-hydroxy-tetrahydrodipicolinate synthase: MFEGASVALITPFTKDDRVDLEGLKRNIDYVIEGGVSSIVPCGTTGESATLTFEEHKEVIRTAVEHSSVPVIAGTGSNNTAEALELTRFAADVGADAALVITPYYNKPNPQGLIRHYEEIEKCDIPIVLYNIKSRTGLNIPPELMAELASHEGIIGVKEASGDLGQVSRIIELTQDEDFFVISGDDALTLPIMVLGGIGVISVAANVVPSMVSSLTSAMLEGRYEEARRIHYELAPLIRALFIETNPIPVKRACELMGLAAGHLRLPLASLSEEHEAMLRAEMERLALI, encoded by the coding sequence ATGTTTGAGGGGGCATCGGTGGCGCTCATCACGCCCTTTACCAAGGACGACAGGGTGGACCTCGAAGGGCTCAAGCGGAACATCGACTATGTGATAGAGGGGGGCGTGAGCTCGATAGTGCCGTGTGGCACCACTGGTGAGTCCGCAACGCTCACGTTCGAGGAGCACAAGGAGGTGATACGCACCGCCGTCGAACACTCCTCGGTGCCCGTGATAGCGGGCACTGGCTCCAATAACACTGCAGAGGCGCTGGAGCTCACGAGGTTTGCTGCAGACGTGGGAGCGGATGCCGCGCTCGTGATAACTCCGTACTACAACAAGCCCAACCCGCAGGGGCTCATCCGACACTATGAGGAGATAGAAAAGTGCGACATCCCCATCGTGCTGTACAACATCAAGTCCAGAACAGGGCTGAACATACCCCCAGAGCTGATGGCAGAGCTCGCTTCCCATGAGGGAATCATTGGGGTGAAGGAGGCGAGCGGAGATTTGGGACAGGTATCACGCATAATCGAGCTCACTCAGGATGAAGACTTCTTCGTCATCTCGGGTGACGACGCCCTCACGCTTCCCATCATGGTGCTTGGCGGGATAGGCGTGATATCGGTGGCTGCCAACGTCGTCCCCTCGATGGTGTCATCGCTCACATCTGCCATGCTGGAGGGCAGATACGAGGAGGCACGAAGGATACACTATGAGCTTGCACCCCTCATAAGGGCGCTGTTCATCGAGACAAACCCCATTCCAGTGAAGAGGGCATGCGAGCTCATGGGGCTGGCGGCAGGACACCTTCGGCTTCCCCTCGCGAGCCTGAGCGAGGAGCACGAGGCGATGCTACGGGCAGAGATGGAAAGGCTCGCGCTGATTTAG
- a CDS encoding YkgJ family cysteine cluster protein — MMRAMLEHRRRIIEHSLERARALSEEDIARELAPYEWRCMRCGRCCSARFGDNTVQLSREEAEAISRHMGMPLHELIEPSPLRIGSLRLGWVLRRDKEGQCVLLREGRCTAYPVRPMLCATYPFWLREEGDGFELECGECEGLGMGWATSPLELAGALKRRLVCELEEERCMLCHMLTSNVHEGVVDSRGIWRL; from the coding sequence ATGATGCGGGCGATGCTGGAGCACAGGAGACGCATCATCGAGCACTCGCTCGAGCGGGCGAGGGCGCTCTCCGAGGAGGACATTGCCAGAGAGCTCGCCCCTTATGAGTGGAGGTGCATGCGGTGTGGAAGGTGCTGCAGTGCACGCTTTGGGGACAACACCGTGCAGCTCTCAAGAGAGGAGGCGGAGGCGATCTCACGGCACATGGGAATGCCCCTCCACGAGCTCATCGAGCCCTCGCCCCTGCGCATCGGCTCGCTGAGGCTGGGATGGGTGCTGAGGCGAGACAAGGAGGGGCAGTGCGTGCTGCTGAGGGAGGGTAGGTGCACTGCTTATCCTGTTCGACCGATGCTGTGCGCCACATATCCGTTCTGGCTCAGAGAGGAGGGAGACGGGTTCGAGCTGGAGTGCGGCGAGTGCGAGGGGCTGGGCATGGGCTGGGCCACGAGCCCGCTGGAGCTGGCGGGTGCCCTGAAGAGGAGGCTGGTGTGCGAGCTCGAGGAAGAAAGATGCATGCTCTGCCACATGCTCACGTCCAATGTGCACGAGGGTGTTGTGGAC